ATTATTTACGCTAGCAGTTGTTGGTGTAGTTGCTGcaatattattgttgttaaaaaaggtaCTAGGAACTAAGAAaagcaaagacaaaataaattaacatgaacaaaagtttttaaatttattgtttttattttgagaaatctCCAGAACAAGACTTagaaatttatttccaaaatgcaTGCTCTGTTCTCCAAAGTAATATTGTATTTCGTCAAGTGAGTTTGAGGCTCGTTTCTAGCTAAAACAAACAAGGAGAATTGGggctttcgaaaaaatcatcattTCTTTATGCGTCGAAAGTTTCATtgaatcttttgtttttaaaaacagaacgGATGTCctaaattttgaatgtttttaatttggaGCCATCTCAAGAGTTGCACCTTTGCTACCTTTGGGTTACTTTTTGTACGAGTACGTCAAGTCTCTATTCTTTTCTGCTAAACTATCAACGATTGATCATTTGACAAAATAAGATCGGAAACAAGTGGTGAAAAATTAGTCGAAAAGGTTGACGATCGAAGTCGTGAAGGCCAGAAGCAAGATATTCCATGAAGTGTTTGAACTTTTAAAGCCAAAATGTTGGACCGCAAGAAAAGCACCAGTTTTACTCGAAGTTTAATATAATACTGGCTTCTGAAAATACTGCGGAAACGgacaaatttatataaaaccgTTGTTGGTTTACttgaacttcttttaaaattgttgtttttgcttaCCCTCTTTTTTCCATGTCCAAATAATGTTTCTACTGTCCAACAATTTAAAAGCAGccttaaatgtttgttttgtttttatttaattaatatttataaactataaataaCTTAAGACTCTTATCTAACTACTTTTCACCTTGATCTTTCTACTTTTACTTCTGatttgaatcaaatatcttatcatcATTATAATCACTCCAAGCACGGAAGCTATTACTAATGCTATCAATGCCATAACATCAAGCAAATAGAATTGATACCAAGCTAAATCAATTCCAGCTGAACGCATATGAGGAGCTCCTTTATGCCGGATAACATATTCTATCCAATACATTGCAGTTTCTAAAGCACTCGTTGGACGATCTCGAAAAATGAGGGAAATTCGTTTCATGTTCTCACTGTAGAAGGGATTCTCCAGAAGTTCGGTGAGAGAGTGTTTAAGAGAGTCTTTGGTGATTTCTGGGAAATTTAGTGATAGAGCATAGCCTGCTTTTGTTGCTTTCTTGATGTTGAGAtactaaaaatagaaataagaaaaaggttaacaaattgaaacaaaaataaaactaaactttatttttatttcgagaGCTTTTGGACAATACCACTTTTATTAAGAAACTGAAATTTCGAATTAAGAGAAAAAAGCTATGATCGTCTCCCTTGATACCAAACGAAAACACTTTTGAACATTGAAAAATCCCTCAACTTATCAAGTTTATACTCAAGAAGCTTAAAAGAACTATTAAGCAAACTTAAAAAGCGGATATTTCATAGTACCTGATCACAGAAGAAAGGCATTCCCAGCATAGGCACTCCATGATAGACACCTTCCTGACTGCCAAACAATCCACCGTGGGTTATGAAGACTTTGACATTTGGATGAGCTAAAATATCATTTTGTGGCATCCATTTCTGAACCATAACGTTCTTCggaagttttggaattttatcaGCTTCGAATTTCCACAGAACTCTCTGTTTCATACCAGCGAAGACATCCAAGAAGATTTGGATCTTCTCCGGAGGCATATCGGCACTCTGAATATTGGTTCCTAAAATGTGGTTAGTGTTAATATAACCTTAGGATTGTAAATTGGTTTGTCTGTAATTTACCTAAACTAAAGTATATAGCTCCATGGGTGGCTTCATCCAAGaaagttttgatatttgttGGCAATGACTTTGGTTTCTGAATGTGTAATCCTCCGACTTTAACCATTCCTGCTATCGTTGGTCTAGGTGTTGTAATTGGAGCATGACTATTCAAAAGCATCACCGAAATGTTTCTTTCCATTTCtgacatttttggaaatttaactacaagagaagaaaataaataacatagAAATTGAAAAGGATTCTTTTAGACTAGCTTACTTGGCAAATGTGACAAATACTTCTGCACCAAAGCATCCTGTTTTGGTAAATAAACATACTCCCTGAAGACATCTTCATAGAAAGAACTTATAGTATTTATGACTCTTTCCCAAAAATCCATTCTATCATCGTATGGCAAAAATCCGTGAGGTACAAATGACCAGGGCTGGATAATTCCCATCATATGACTGTAGAAATTTTCATAACCCAAAGTACTTGAAGTAACCACAGGTATATTGTATTTAAGTCCCAATGTCAAAAACGCCTCCTGATAAAATTGTGAAACTAACAGAAGATCATAAACATCTTTAGTGTCGGTTCGATTGAATATTTCTTGAACATTTGGTTGTTTCAAGGCATGTTCGGTAACTTTTTCACCAATGATATCGAGCATTTCCATAAAACCTTTCATTGTCATGGTGGTTAAATCAAAATGACTTGAGGCCTTAAAGTGAACTTTAACTGAAATGAATTGTTAATAGTTTTGGTTTGAttatatatcaaaaacttttacttaCTATCATTCCAAAAATCGTAAACTGGAATTTGTACTTCGGTGTAGTTACTTCCTAGATCCTTCCCCAGAGGGAAATTCGTAATGAAGGTAACCTCATGTCCTCGATGCAGCAACTCTTTGATTAGGGTATTGTACATCATCGCATGACTTTTGCCAGGGAAAACGAAAGCTGCCAGTATTTTGGATGCATTTGTATGAGATATTGTTAGCATAAGGACGAAGAAGAGCCCCAAGCTTTGTTTgaaattctaaaacaaaaaaatgagagtttatattattttaagacaATAATTCGAAGGAAAATATATCTCTCtcgctttcttttttaaatcttaaaaccaatatattgaaaaattaataaaatattggaaTGTGCTTATATTTCTCACACCTTAAGTAAGAAGTCCCATAACCTAGACAGTAGAAAACACTATACTACATATTGAAACATAGAAAGAGAAAAACTGCATTTCAAACGAATCCAAGACACGATTTTCTGACTTTTAAGACTCCATCGATAAGAGATTAACAAGTTTTATAGGATCTCGTTTTATAAGCTCAAAAATTTTCGTATGGAATTATTTGGCAATCGCTTGGATCGATACTTTTTAGTTTTGAAGATCTCagatcaaattttattaaaagcaaacaaaatccGTTGGAAGCTTcgattttctttcaatttttgtaggttttttaagTGTGGAGTTAGTGCCTtgtaatttttcgaaatgtATAGAACtgttaaaaacaagaattttttttacaatgggAGGGGCCGAAATGGATAGAGCTCcccctattatattttttacaatatctatctccccccgtttaggcggtagaggcaatttaagaaaattccaAAGTTGTGCAtttattgttgtgttttttgtaaCAAACCAAGGTGTTCACTATGGACGTTGAtaggaaaaattcaaatattttatggtACCATCGAATCGTTTTCCGTAGGGGCGTAAAGTCGTCCGCCATTTGATCTGAAATATCGATTGATTGCTTAGCATGATTGTAGTCTACGATCATACGTAACTTTTGTATTTCCTGACAATCTCTATTTCTTTTTCCTATCCCTACTTCCTCCAAGCCATGTTTAGTGGGTAGCATGAGAATGTCCCGTTTATCTTTCCACTTTACTACTACAATGCCTGAATCTTCCATGccttttatttcatgttttttcaaCTAAGAATTAGTAACCTCTTTTGAATTTCCTGCCCTATTACTCTGAAGTGTACCAAAAAGATGAGTTTGGCGATCAAGGAAATTTTGGCCAGAGACACTGATGTGTAAAAGTTATCGGTTGCAATAGCTCTTCCTTGATATAAATATTGCTCGGCCAGATCTAAAACAATTTGCGTCGAGTGTGAGGTTGTTGGGGTTGATCTACCTCTTTGGATGTGTCATTCTGTTTTTCCtgcatatgtatatatagaGCTGGTGTAGGTATAACCATATGGATCACAAAGCTTGTACAATTTCACACCATATTTATGTGATTTCCCGGGGTTATACTTGCGAAATTGGAGTCTACCACTCCATGGAATCATAGATTCGTCAACATTCAAGGTTTCGTACGGAGTTCGCGCGTTTACAAAGTTCCTTTCCAGAAGCTCAAGGAGTGTTACTCACCTTTTCTAATCGGTTACCTCTAAAATCCGAGTTGTCTGCAAAGTGGATGAACCTTAGAAGCAGCTGAAATCTGTTGCGTGACATCACATGGGGTtcaaaagagttcttgaaaaagtTGCCAGTGTTCCAATACTGAGCAATCGAAGGATATTTTACAATTCCCATATACATTACAAGTCCCAAAAATTGTTTGATCTTCGGTATGTTCGTATCTTCCCACCGCTTTGAGCGGGAGTTATGTGTTATAGTATTATTTTGCAAGTTGGCATTTTTATTGGTCTCCGGTAATGATAAGCTAAAAAACGTCTTCAGTAACCATATAagattatatacataaattggTCACATTGCTGATTTCACTGGCGGAATATCAAAATAtcagttcaaaaacaaaagcttttagAGACTGGCAAGTAACTTTTGTCCATGTGTCTGTTCTATTAGATGTTCCAGGTATTTGTTCAGGCTCaatttcttcgttttcttcttcaaatgaTTCAGTAGAATCTGGGAGATCCGAATCACTATTATTTCAATCAGAAGTTATGTACTCATCTAGAAAATAGGTGCATTAAAGTACATagatactt
This window of the Eupeodes corollae chromosome 3, idEupCoro1.1, whole genome shotgun sequence genome carries:
- the LOC129948878 gene encoding UDP-glycosyltransferase UGT5-like; this translates as MNFKQSLGLFFVLMLTISHTNASKILAAFVFPGKSHAMMYNTLIKELLHRGHEVTFITNFPLGKDLGSNYTEVQIPVYDFWNDIKVHFKASSHFDLTTMTMKGFMEMLDIIGEKVTEHALKQPNVQEIFNRTDTKDVYDLLLVSQFYQEAFLTLGLKYNIPVVTSSTLGYENFYSHMMGIIQPWSFVPHGFLPYDDRMDFWERVINTISSFYEDVFREYVYLPKQDALVQKYLSHLPIKFPKMSEMERNISVMLLNSHAPITTPRPTIAGMVKVGGLHIQKPKSLPTNIKTFLDEATHGAIYFSLGTNIQSADMPPEKIQIFLDVFAGMKQRVLWKFEADKIPKLPKNVMVQKWMPQNDILAHPNVKVFITHGGLFGSQEGVYHGVPMLGMPFFCDQYLNIKKATKAGYALSLNFPEITKDSLKHSLTELLENPFYSENMKRISLIFRDRPTSALETAMYWIEYVIRHKGAPHMRSAGIDLAWYQFYLLDVMALIALVIASVLGVIIMMIRYLIQIRSKSRKIKVKSS